A region of the Candidatus Aegiribacteria sp. genome:
CCGGTAAAGCCTGGTTCCCGGATATGCCATTATCGGGAAGAACTGAGCTGTGTCCGGGGATAGTTTCAGAGACATCTGAAAAGTTTTCTCAAGTGTGCCGACCGTTTCCCCCGGATTGCCAGCCATGAAGCATCCATGAACCAGAAGATCCGCTTTCTTTGCCCTCTCGGCGAATTCCATATTCTGGTCTACTGTGGTTCCCTTTGAAATGGCGTTGAGAACGTCCTGAGAACCTGATTCGTAACCGACTATGATAAGCCTGCAGCCGGCAGCCTTCATTTTCCGCATTGCTTCCAGGGAAAGGTTAGCTCTGACATTGGCGGTCCAGGGGATAGAATTGCCATTTTTAATAAGAACCTCGGCGACTTCCTCGACCCTTTTACTGTCAATTGAAAAAGTATCATCCTCGATAACTATCTCCTGAACCCGAGGAAAATATTCTCGGAAGAGTCCAAACTCCTCCGCAACATGTTCTGCCGAGCGTATACGGTACTTTTCCCTGTGCATAACCTGGGGCCAGACGCAGAAAGAACACTTGTACGGGCATCCGCGGCTTGTAATTGTCATCACGCTCGGGAATCTCGCGGCAGCGAAGAAATAGTTTTCCGGTTTGAGATGCTTTCTGTATACATCGGCAAGGAAAGGCAACGAATCAAGATCCTCTATCATTTCCCTGGTACCTGTGTCAAAGAGTTCTCCCCTGAGGTTAAGGCAAAGCCCGGGGATTCCGGAAAGATCACCTCCACCCTCGAGTTTTTCGGCTACATCAACGATTGAGGAGTCGTACTCTCCAACAGCGATGGCATCGACCTGTGGAGCGAGGCGGAGACACTTGTGGGGAAGGGCGCTTGCATGGGTACCTACGAGCAGAACAAAAGACTCCGGGAGATAGCTTCTGATCATTGAGGCTACCCTGAGATCACTGTAAATGGAGGGGGTTGAAGTATCAATCACCGTAAGTTTTGGATTGAATTCGAGAAGCATCTGAAGCATGTCGTGTTCACTAATTCCTTCGGCGGGGCAATCCAGGAACAGAACTTCATGGCCGGCCTTTTCAAGCGCTCCCGT
Encoded here:
- a CDS encoding radical SAM protein is translated as MKTAVVNAPFMNGRFSRTSRSPAINKSGTLYWPFWLAHGTGALEKAGHEVLFLDCPAEGISEHDMLQMLLEFNPKLTVIDTSTPSIYSDLRVASMIRSYLPESFVLLVGTHASALPHKCLRLAPQVDAIAVGEYDSSIVDVAEKLEGGGDLSGIPGLCLNLRGELFDTGTREMIEDLDSLPFLADVYRKHLKPENYFFAAARFPSVMTITSRGCPYKCSFCVWPQVMHREKYRIRSAEHVAEEFGLFREYFPRVQEIVIEDDTFSIDSKRVEEVAEVLIKNGNSIPWTANVRANLSLEAMRKMKAAGCRLIIVGYESGSQDVLNAISKGTTVDQNMEFAERAKKADLLVHGCFMAGNPGETVGTLEKTFQMSLKLSPDTAQFFPIMAYPGTRLYRQYSREGKLRTRNFDRWVTEDGLHNCVVDLPGLSSETLVEWCNEARKRFYLRPKYLLYKIIQTVRHPLTEGRRTFRAFGTFRKHLFKKSNPVHTEDGCK